DNA sequence from the Alkaliphilus metalliredigens QYMF genome:
GTATTTTCAAGCTAACCTTTTTTAATGCCTTAACAGCTTCTTTGTTACTTCCATAGGTTTTGGTTAGTTCATGTAATATAATCAATTTTCAGCCTCCTTTCTTTACCATAGAAATAGCACATACTTTTTACCAAATAAAAAAACCTCTTCTCAAAGAGAGAAAAGGTTTATCTGCATAAAAATAACCCAAGAAGGGTTTCATTATCCATTCTCATCTCCCAGAACTATGTTCTGCTGGATTTAGCACCGTCACATATGTGTGGTTGCTGAAACATCATCGGGCCAGTCCCTCAGTTTCTCTTGATAAGTTATATTTAGTTTTTATATTAGATATGATTATATAGTGTATAAAATGTTTTGTCAACAATAAAATTAATTTCCTTCTTTTCTTTTGATTCATTTTGTAACGTCCATGCTTCTACCTTAAATTGATTTTTTATTATCTGCCTTAATTCATCATCTGATATATTCTTCTTTTTTTCCTTGATTTCTAAGCACTCATCATTATTATTCTTTTTGTTAAATTTAATAAATAATTCAATAGCTATATCATTGTCTTTAGCAAATATTTTAAGTACATATTCCTTATCTATTATTTTGGGGGTTACTGAATATTCCCTATAACTACTCCATCTATAGTCTTTTATATTTCTTATAATTCCTGCTTTTATAGGATTTTGATGAATGTATCTTATAACCGTCAAAAAATATGATTCTGTCTCTACGGGTTCACTTTTAAATCGATCTTGAAATAAAGTTCCTACCCGTTCATACTTCTTGTTATACCAATATACATAGCTTCCACTTATACGTCTCATTATTTGTTCTAATGGTTCTTTTCCTTCTTTTAACAATAGATGTATGTCACTAGTGTTCAATTAATGGATTTTAAATCCATTGACAATACTTCGTATCCAGTACTTTCATAATTTGACTTAAATTTAGACATGAAAATAGTCAGTAACCTTTGCTTTAATATAATTACACACTAACCATATTTGCAAGGGGGTACTGACTATTGGTTAATGATAATTATATCACTATTTTCGAAAAATTATTAGACATCATTGATTGGAAAAAATTGAAAGAATCTACTTATCTACTAGTGCTTAGTAACCTCCTTCTTTGGGGAAGATATGTGTAAACTAATCCCAAAGAAATGGAGGAACATCATGAAAAAGAAATATATCGTAAAACTGACCAATGAAGAACATCAAGAACTAACAGATATAATAAGTAAAGGTAAATCACCGGCATATAAAATCAAACATGCAAACATTCTTCTCAAGGCCAATACAGACGGACCAAACTGGATTGATAGACAAATTGCAGAAGCGTTTAATTGCCATAGCAATACGATAACAAATGTCAAAAAACGCTTCGTAGAAGAAGGTCTTGATAGTGCTCTTGACCGAAAAAAGAGAGATCCTTCTACTTTGCCTAGAAAATTTGATGGTGTAGATCAAGCTAAAATAATAGCTCTTGCCTGCAGCACACCACTGGCTGATCATTCTCACTGGACATTGAGGTTACTCGCTAATAAAGTTGTTGAATTAAATATAGTTGATTCTATTTCACATCAAACAGTTTCCAGGATTCTAAAAAAAATGACTTGAAGCCTCACCAAAGTAAGTATTGGATGATACCCCCTGAACAAGATGCTGCCTTCGTATGCGCTATGGAAGATGTCCTTGATTTATACCAGAGACCCTATGATAGTAATAAGCCTGTAGT
Encoded proteins:
- a CDS encoding transposase, whose amino-acid sequence is MNTSDIHLLLKEGKEPLEQIMRRISGSYVYWYNKKYERVGTLFQDRFKSEPVETESYFLTVIRYIHQNPIKAGIIRNIKDYRWSSYREYSVTPKIIDKEYVLKIFAKDNDIAIELFIKFNKKNNNDECLEIKEKKKNISDDELRQIIKNQFKVEAWTLQNESKEKKEINFIVDKTFYTLYNHI
- a CDS encoding helix-turn-helix domain-containing protein — its product is MKKKYIVKLTNEEHQELTDIISKGKSPAYKIKHANILLKANTDGPNWIDRQIAEAFNCHSNTITNVKKRFVEEGLDSALDRKKRDPSTLPRKFDGVDQAKIIALACSTPLADHSHWTLRLLANKVVELNIVDSISHQTVSRILKKMT